One Dioscorea cayenensis subsp. rotundata cultivar TDr96_F1 chromosome 17, TDr96_F1_v2_PseudoChromosome.rev07_lg8_w22 25.fasta, whole genome shotgun sequence DNA window includes the following coding sequences:
- the LOC120280798 gene encoding F-box protein At1g55000 → MGCCGEDDDELIAPLLLANPNPNPNPNSSSSLAVLSPLNSNFSALLSADVLRSILERLSPADLARSACVCRLWRAVASERDVQERAFRAPWGVRCVVGCPSSSAFWRHNGIGRFAISHRLRRGDTVPGLALKYSVQAMDIRRLNNMMSDHGIYSRDRLLIPISKPDLLLDATCFIELDTYAKREAAVLYLEGGPDGKGGYLGRAITERGKRRILDSVKRSMQVDEGTAEYYLSISNGDPRAAILQFSEDLSWEQQRTTA, encoded by the exons ATGGGTTGCTGCGGAGAAGACGACGACGAGCTCATCGCTCCTCTTCTCTTggctaaccctaaccctaaccctaaccctaattcctcATCCTCGCTTGCAGTCCTCTCCCCTCTCAATTCCAACTTCTCCGCCCTCCTTTCCGCCGATGTCCTCCGCTCAATCCTTGAGCGCCTGTCGCCGGCCGACCTTGCGCGGTCCGCTTGCGTTTGCCGCCTCTGGCGTGCCGTGGCGTCTGAGCGCGATGTGCAGGAACGGGCGTTTAGGGCGCCGTGGGGCGTGCGCTGTGTGGTGGGTTGTCCTTCTTCTTCTGCCTTCTGGCGCCATAATGGAATTGGGCGCTTTGCCATTTCCCACCGCCTCCGGCGTGGAGACACTGTCCCCGGCCTCGCCCTCAAGTACTCTGTTCAG GCCATGGACATCAGGCGGTTGAACAATATGATGAGTGATCATGGAATATACTCCAGAGACCGTCTTCTAATACCCATTAGCAAACCTGACCTTCTTCTTGACGCCACCTGCTTCATTGAGTTGGACACCTATGCGAAAAGAGAAGCTGCAGTGCTTTATCTTGAAGGTGGCCCAGATGGAAAAGGAGGATATTTGGGTAGGGCAATCACAGAAAGAGGCAAACGAAGAATACTTGATTCAGTGAAGCGCAGTATGCAAGTCGATGAAGGTACTGCCGAGTACTACTTATCTATTTCTAATGGCGATCCCAGAGCTGCCATTTTGCAATTTTCTGAAGATCTTAGCTGGGAACAGCAAAGAACAACCGCCTAA